The Aphis gossypii isolate Hap1 chromosome 3, ASM2018417v2, whole genome shotgun sequence genome includes a region encoding these proteins:
- the LOC126551204 gene encoding uncharacterized protein LOC126551204, with translation MTFFLILLSHMHNRIQLRTRYSTAFTSVGKRPTDSVIHSRYIIIYLMKHYTYIMSKVKIPTGRAKRLVYYGHKYWSTTLRFRGLSVGGHRGLRHTMTDVVYVSPSWHFITTICIQYYNVQYEC, from the exons atgaccttttttttaatcttattgagTCATATGCACAATCGAATACAGCTGCGAACAAG GTATTCTACAGCATTTACAAGTGTTGGGAAGAGGCCCACAGATTCCGTCATCCATTCAAG gtatataattatttacctaatgaaacactatacatatattatgtcaaaagtcaaaattccAACCGGTCGTGCTAAAAGACTCGTCTATTATGGACATAAATATTGGTCGACGACCCTAAG GTTTCGGGGCCTATCAGTGGGAGGACATCGTGGACTACGACACACGATGACAGACGTTGTCTATGTGTCGCCATCATGGCATTTCATCACTACCatctgtatacaatattacaatgtacAATACGAATGTTAG